The following DNA comes from Nicotiana sylvestris chromosome 10, ASM39365v2, whole genome shotgun sequence.
ACTAACTTATGGGGGGAAATTAGGTTCAAGGTCCATTTTCTCCGCATGGTAGCAGAGAAAGTCATCCCTATTCTTGGTTTACCCATATGTTGGGCCCTTATGCTATATTGTCTATGCACCAGATGTTCAGTCGTGGGTGTGTAGGAATGAGGGTGTTAAGTGTCCCATATTGGTTGGGGGGATGGCTATTGTCTCCCTATATGTTCGTGGGGTAATCTTCGTCTCATGAGCTAGCTTTTAAGATTGAATTAGACCCAATGTCCATGTTTTTATCAATACCCAGTGCAGGTAATTGAATGCTAAAAATATGAGTGTTCTGTCTTCCACAATATTGTGATTGCTGGTGCAGTTATCTGCAGATAATATATTTCGATAAGGTCTATGCAAGAGCTCTACCCTTCTCAAAAAGAAATATGCTGGAGCTCTAATGATTATTTCCTGCTTCCTAGTTGCTACCGTTACTAATCTGTTGGAATTTGACTGTTATTTTTGCCTTTTGATTTCACTAGATACTTGGTTTGAACGGGCAAATGAATTTCTTTAGCCATGACCCAATATATCTCTACTTTGGACTATTGGGTATGTGTCAGGGAAGAGGGATCCACCTTTCTATTTTTTGATGGGTTGGTTACTAGCAATGGTCAATGGAGAAAGTTAATCACATTCTAGAGTTTTCTGATACTTTGGGATTTAAGAGAAATACCTACTGTTATGAATACATATATTATGCAGAAATCCGATAGATGAAAGCTGCTCAGATAGTAATTTTACATGAACATGCATTTTGCCTCTTAAAACTTTAAGTGCGTTTACTGGTTAGCTTCTGGTGGTTTAGGTAAGACAAGACACTGAAATATTACTCCCTTTTATGGGTTTTCCTTTGATTGCACCGGAAAGCATTGCTTTTTGAAATTTGGCTATCTCCAAGACTTAAACAGTTGTGCTTCAGCGTTGCATATGCATTATGTGTTTTCTGTGTTTCTGTGGTAGCTAAAATATTTCAGATCCTAGATGGATTGCAATGTATGTCTTCTGGACCTTTTGAGAAGTTGGGAACAATTTCATTTATCTTCTTATGATCATCCTTTTACCAACTAGATAATGGTAAAAAGTTGATCTGTCATGAACTCATGTTTTCCCTTTCTAATGATATACTATTAAGAGcctgtttggacataagaaattttttcctttttccaaaaaaatttcGCTTTTTTCCGAAATCAGCGTTTGTTCattaaattttcaatttttacttgaagatgcattttggaaattttcgaaaatttgaaaaactccaaaaagctgttttccaaaattttcattcaaatcactcacaaaacttcaaaaacaacccaaaattatattcatgtccaaacacaactctaaatttcaaataccattttcacttgaaattttTTTTCACCCTATTTTGGAATTTtccaattcttatgtccaaacgcccactaaataTCTTCAGGTTATTGCAAATCGAGCAGCTGAAATACTTGGCCATAAGCGCGGTGACAAACATGTGCATCCAAATGACCATGTAAATAGATCGCAATCTTCAAATGATACCTTTCCTACGGTAAGCCTCCTTTAATGTTACTTTTGTTGCAAGATATGTTGCTATTCTTTTTACAAAATTATGCTGACTTCTTAGTAATGGTTATTCTTTTTCATGTGTAGGTGATGCATATTGCTGCGGCAATGGAGCTAAATAAAAGATTAGTACCAAACCTGAAACAGTTGCATACTTCACTACATTCAAAGGTTGACTATTGAGTTATTTTACTTGTATAgttttaaaataatatataataacccccccccccccccaaaaaaaaaaaaaaaactgttctGATAAGTTTTGAAACACTTTATACAACATTATGTGGTTCTTGTGTTATGCTATTCTGCTTGCTCAATTACATATATGCCAGATCTATTggttcacaatgttgcaattcatGCTTATTCAGTCATTAATGCTCAAAAGGGAGCAAGTTGCCCTTTCTTTACTTATATTGCGAAATGGTGAATTTGGTTGAGCATTATGATGAAGATGAATTAAGAAAAATCAAGACAGTATCACAAGAAAAGTCGAGACACTAAAAAGATTGATTAGATCAGAGCATTATGATGTATCCATCTTCTGTTGGCCTATCTGGAATTATTTATGCCTTTTGATTAGATTCTGCTGTACAATACCATTAAGTCAAATCAAATGTGCAGTTCAATCTTTTGGAATGCCTTTACAGGACAACAAAGATAAAACAACAACCTCTTTCTCTTTGTTGAACACATTAATTATCTTCAAGTTTATGTTGTTTGCCCAAATGTCGAAGAATTACTATGCTTTTGGATCCGATCCTATCTCACAGGCTGATTATCTTAATTGCCAATCTAAATTTGATCTTCAAGGCTAATGCTAATATTATCAGAGCAGCTAAGTCATGTTATTTGAAGTCATTTGCTATTTTGATTCAAATTCTGCTGCTTGCCTTGGCATCTAGTCAATAGATGCTCTCACAAAATCTTCTCAATTTGTCACACTTCTGTAATATTTCTATTAATTCTTTGTAACTAAGCCGCTTTCCTATCCAATTACTTTTACCAGTCAGTCGAATTCAAGGACATTATTAAGATCGGGCGAACCCACACACAGGATGCAACCCCTTTGACTCTTGGACAAGAGTTTAGTGGGTATGCTACTCAAGTAAGCTCTATTCACTTTCAGCATTTTTAAATGCTAAAGTTGTTACTACAAGTAGAGAAAGATTATTCACCTTGGTTTGCCTTAAAGTGTTCTTTGCTGTTGTAGGTGAAATATGGAATTGACCGTGTCTTGTGCACCCTTCCACACATGTATCAGGTTCTTTCTCAACCCTTTACTTTCCTTGTTCCTCCTTTTGTCCTGTTTTAACTGATAACAGCTTCATTGAGCAGCTCGCACAAGGAGGCACAGCAGTGGGGACAGGACTCAATACAAAGAAAGGGTAAGTGTTCCAGTATTAAGATTGGGTTGTGGTCAATTTCAGCGACCCAATCTCCATTATTGGTATGCAAAGGTGGAGGGAGCATTCTAGCTGCTCAGTCCTTTAAATTTGTTTTTGTAATATCTCTTATTGTGTCATCCTTTCATATATCCAACTTCAGCCATGCCATATGTTTTAAGTTGTGGTTATATTATGTTCATTCTCCATAGGTTTGACATTAAAATTGCTGCAGCAGTGGCAGAGGAAACTAACTTGCCATTTGTAACAGCTGAAAACAAGTTTGAAGCACTGGTAATCTCATGATTCTTGAGTGTATTGTTTGTGAATTGGAGGTTCTGGTTGCTTGCTCATTGTTTAGATATAATACGCGAGCAATCGCAACTGATGTTTAGTGTTTAACAATTCTGGCAATGGCAGGCTGCTCATGATGCATTTGTTGAAACCAGTGGAGCTATAAATACGGTAGCTGCTTCTCTCATGAAGGTTGGGAATGATATACGCTTCTTGGGAAGGTATGCGTTTCATATGTATTATTTCCTCAGTAGGTTGCTATTTTTTGGAGACGTCAAAGCTTAGAAGGATGTATGTTTTCCATGGATTATATGATTTTTTCAAATTACTTTCATTTGGAGGATTTACATCCTTTTTTATTCAGTGGTCCCCGCTGTGGCCTTGGGGAGCTCATTCTTCCCGAAAATGAACCTGGAAGCAGTATAATGCCGGTAACTTTATTTCCTTTGTATCTGTTGAAAGACTATGTATGCATCCTCTTGTCATTTTTAATCTTTCTACCCAATCTTAAAAATGACTTCCATTTCAGGGCAAGGTGAATCCTACTCAGTGTGAGGCTCTCACGATGGTCTGTGCTCAGGTAATATATCTGTCTAATGGATGATGTAATCAAATTGTCTTAAGCTTATGTTTTGACTTTCTAATATGCTTCTCCAGAGTAATTGCACCTTGATTTCCAATGCATGACATTTATACAATTGGGTCTACGCTAGTTGTTTGTTTTCAAGTTTAATGGTTGAACCTTTTATGAGCTGCAGGTTATGGGTAATCATGTGGCTGTCACAATTGGTGGATCAAATGGCCATTTTGAGCTGAATGTTTTCAAGCCTATGATTGCTAACGCCCTTCTACATGTATGATCTGccattcctttttgttttctttctgttAATACTAAATTAGAATTAATGGTATGCATTTTCAAGTATAAGCTACTGTCAGAGTGAAGCATGGAACTATAAGATGTTTGCCAGCAGCTAACCACGCTGACTTTTATGTTCTCAACCAGGCAATAAATGTGGGATGGGGTGGGGTGAAGTCTGTTTTATCTCTGATTGTGACTAATTTGTGGTTTCTACACCTCTCCGTTCTTTCTGCAAATTTAAAAAGCAtgtgctttcatcattgttttaGTACCATTGATAGTTTAGATGCACCATATGTTGTGATGCTGTAGTCTAAAGCAGTTAACTAtgtaccttatcaaaaaaaaaaaagcagttAAGTCTGTATCTGCTGCTTGCTGCCTTTTTACTTCCCAAGGCTGACATACCTCTCTTTTTCTGTCATGTGCAGTCAGTAAGATTGATAGGGGATGCATCTGCTTCTTTTGAAAAGAATTGTGTGAGGGGTATTCAAGCTAACAGAGAGAGGATTGCTAAATTGTTGCACGAGGTCAGTTACTGTGTATCTGATAAACTAATCTTGGTACCCTCTTCTACTTTACTTTGATCTCATTTTGTGTATAATTTTGCAGTCGCTCATGCTCGTCACATGTTTGAACCCAGTAAGTATTCCATCTACATGTTCAACGTACATGCTTACCGGCAGCAATTTTTACTCCTGCTTTTCCCGCATAGTTAGGACTGAACTGACAAGAACGATTTAAACCCGAAGAAATTTTACTGATTGCTGATATGCTTGCTGTCTATTTCAGAAAATTGGTTACGATAATGCTGCTGCAGTTGCCAAGAAAGCCCACAAGGAGGGAACCAGTTTGAAGGTAATGATATTTGTCAATTATGTTTAGGggatcaaattttttttttcttaataaaaaatTGACGTATATTTGAATATGCAGGATGCTGCTCTCAATCTAGGAGTCCTCAAATCTGAAGAGTTTGATCAACTTGTAGTTCCTGAGAAAATGATTGGTCCAACTGACTGATCAGCTCCATTAGTTCTATCAAATGGGAGAGAGGATCATGGCTGTAGGTGCACCATATTAGCTGGTTTCGTCCATCAAATGCAACtaggaaataaaatatttaaCGCAATTCTTGAGGTTTTGCTCATTCCTTGCAATTTATCAGCACTTGACTGGGGAAATGCCTCCATTTTTTGTAATAAGATCCCGAGCTACAGCGAAGTAAATAATGGACTGACTCATTCATCTTACCATTTGCTGTCGTGATTGACGGGATACTCTTTTCATGTTCTATCTATGTGTCTTGTGAGGGCATTTCATTCCAAGAAATGCCTTTTTCATTTGACACTATATCCTGGTAAGAAATAAATAATGGTGTTGATTTGAAAAACATTATATTCTTGTTTTGAATACGATACTCTTGTCTTGTTCGTGCCGTGGACTTCTTTCTCCCTTTACTGACCAAAAAGTAGGGGTGGGCATTCAGATTGGATATGAAAATTTTGATTTggatttttaatttttggattGAAGAAATTACAATACAAACAAGATCGGATTTCATcagattttttaaaatttgattttgGATTATTCGGATAGGATACTTCAAATTTTGGTTTTGAGCCGATAAATTGAGATTCTTCGTACAAAAAAGGAATATCTAAGTAAAGTATTCATGTCAAATTATCTTAGTATTTCCTCATTCCCACTAAAAATAGCACAGTATAACTAGTTTTCGGATtggttattcaaaaatagccagtgtttactaaaaaatagtcattattttgctgcaacagagaccggtccagcataatatactggagttcggtacacctgtgtatgaactccagcatattatgctggaccgatatactttgctggttccagtataatatactggagtttggagcgccgatgctccagtctccagtatattatgctggaccggtatgcttgctggaactccagtatattatgctgaagttctagtgtacttatgctggaactccaatataatatgctggagttcaagtatacttatgctgtaactccagcataatatgctggcgtattttttgggttttgaacagtgttttcgctcagatttatctttacatgaaaagtggctaaatttcgattacttttgaaactagattatttttgaacgaccagagttataaatctggctatttttgaattacaCCCAAAAAAATCATTATTAAGGAAATGCAACAGACGCATTAATAAGGCCCTACGAATTAACAAGTCAAACATAATAATACCATGTCAAATTAGATACTCcgtccgtttcaatttagataagGTAGTTTTACTCgacacagagtttaagaaaaaaaaggaagacttttgaaacttgtggtcttaaaagcttaaggggtaaaaactTTGTGggaccatgacatttgtgtggttataaaaactctTCATTAAGgataaatgggtaaaatgaaaagtttaaagttgaattatttttaaatttctaaatGTGTCATGTACTTTGGAACAAACTAAAAAGAAAGTATctcatctaatttgaaacggagggagtagaaACTAGGGATGGCAACAAAGTGATATGTGTGCAAAGCGGTGCGGGTTAGAGGGCATGCGGGGCGGGTTATAGGATATACGGGTGCGGGGCGGGGTGGATTCAAACATCTTTTAACAAAATATGCGGGAGCAAAATTCTTAAAATAATAACTATCCAAAAACTTAATCAAAACCTTATTTCTGAAATGTTATTCCAAAAAATTATTCAAACAACTCATGTATGTGAAAATCATTAGTCCTATGACTAGCCGCCCCAGAATTTCGAAGATTTTGTAGTAACAAAACGTAAGAAAAGTTGACCAATGTGGAATATTTCAATGTAATTATTAATTAGGCTGCAACTTAATTTCAATGTTAATTATTACAATCACAGTACATATCACAAAGATTGCAAATCAGAGTCCATAAGTAACATTAAAATCATATttctttcttgattcttttcaaaataaggaaaattcAGCTTCTAGTTTTTTAAGGAAATTACCTCGCTCGCGAAATATACATTCGTCACGGTTAtacatagatttcttaagctaTTATAATATTCCTCAATTCCTTTCGAAATTACGAAGTTCAAACGAAACCTTTTAAATCTTAAATTCTTCAATTTCAACTCCTTTCAAAACATTTAATAAGCAAACTCAATCTCTTTCCCTCTCAGggcaaacaataaacataaatcaataacaatatcaacaatgcatgatgtaagcctaaaactacccggacataagcatagctagtagctacatacggactctcgtcacctcgtgcgtacgtagcccccacaaatagaagcacacaacaatttagttcacctatggggttaattccctcttgcAAGGTTAGAatggagacttacctcgctctgaagttccatGACCGGCTCCAACGccactctaacacctcaaaccgattcccaacgctccaaaactagccaaataatggcaaaccaatgaaaatatactctaatagttataacaattcaatttaaacaaattcccaactccgcttgaaatgtcgataaaaatcaccctcgggcccatgcgcccagattccgaaatttttcgaagataaactttacccataaccccatgaactcaaatatatgatttattctcaattccattcccaaattcgtggtcaaaatccaaaaatattaattttctaggtttctACCAAAACCCCACAATTTCTACAATTTTTCATGTTCAAATCCTTATACAAACCATGTAttttaacttgcaataggtgggaatcacttaccttgacatagatgacgAAAATCTCCCTTCCAAGAGATCCAAAAATCGTCCAACCAATtgaaaaatggaggaaaaatggcAAAATCCCGTCTTTAAAATAACACTGCCCAACATtgcccttcttcgcgttcgcgatcatAGCCTTGCGTTCGTGAAGGCTCTCAGTCTCCCCTGCTTCACGTTCGAGGTTggagctccgcgttcgcgaaggccaaTGGCTCCAGGCCTCCTTCCCTCTTCACGTTCGCGTAGCTTTGGCCACGTTTGCGAAGGCTTACCCAGCTCCTACCTCGCGTTCACATCCACTGCCTCGCGTCCGCGAAGGCCAAATCCCAGTCGCCTCAAAGTTCCTCTTCGCGAGCACGGTAatcccttcgcgttcgtgaagaaggaaaccagatacTACTACTACAACAACAAATCACTTAATTTGTTCCGGAAACCACCccaaaatacacccgaggcccctgagacCCCGTCCGATCATaaaaaccagtcccataacataatacaaacctgatcgaggcctcaaatcacatcaaacaacgctaaaaccatgaatcgcactacaatttaagcttaatgaacttttaGAATTTTAAACTCCTACATTCGATGAGTAaaactatcaaatcacgtctcattgacctcaaattttgcacacaagtcacatttgatattacgaacctattccaacttacAGAATtcgaatccaaccccgatatcaaaaagtccactcacggtcaaacttctcaaaaaccttcaaatttttaacttttgaCAAACGACTCCGAAATGACCTATGAACCTCTAAATCCACATCTGAACGCATTTccaatactagaatcaccatacagagctattcctagactcgaaatcctaaacagacatcgataacattgaaatacaattcaacccaaatttatgaatttcttccaaaatgccaacttacACAATAGACGCTGAAacactcccgggtcatccaaaacccgatccgaacatattcccaagtccgaaatcatcatacgaacctgctggaaccttcaaatcttgaTTCCGTGATCGTTTATTTAAAAattcaaccttagtcaattcttccagcttaaagcttccgaaatgagaattctctttccaaatcaactttgaactttcgaaattccagtttcgaccatgcgtacaagtcataatacttgaagtaAAGCTGCTAATAGCCTCAAACCGCCAAAcgatgtgctagagctcaaaacaaccgatcgggtcgttacacaacaTGTCCTATACATACCTTCATTCAAATTTAATATTTTGTGTGTGCATAGATTGTGCAGACAACTTATAAAGTTCATCATATTCAGTCCTTCTTCTTGTTTTTTGCTGCAAGGACCTTCTCTAAAGAGCCCGCTGGAGATTGGTAAAGAGAGAGGAGGATTGTACATCCTTGAGTCAAGGCATCCATCAACAACTTCTAAGAGTTTCCTTAAGACTAGTAGTAGTTCTAATTCCAGCAGTCAATTAAAGCATAGTGCTATTTCTAAttcatgttttaccttttctGATTCCAATGTAAAAGACAAATTGTGGCACTATAGATTAGGCCACATGCCTTTGAGTAATTTGAAGAATATATCATATATTCTTCTTCCTTCATGTGTCAAATTTTCTGTTCCTTGTGTTGTTTGTCCAATGGCAAGACAATCCAAACTCTCTTTCCCTTCTAGTTCTATTACAACTAACTCTGTGTTTGAATTAATTCATGTGGATACCTAGGGACCTTATAAACATTCAGCTTATGATGGTTTCAAGTTTTTTCTTACCATTGTTGATGATTTTAATAGAGGTACATGGACCTATTTACTGAGTACCAAATCCAATACTTTCACAATTCTAAAGTCCTTTCTAGCTATGGTATAAAGGCAGTTTCATACCAAAGTAAAAGTCATAAGGTCAGATAATGCTTTTGAATTGGAAAGTGAAAATTTTCAATCATAGTTCTTTCTTTCTCACGGAATCATACACCAGACTACTTATGTGGCCACtccatgttgatacccaattttttcctattttttatgtgcataaataccttcaaaatggcatatatatgcatatatgagaATGCATAAGGTTTTTATAGTtttcctataattttaaagatttttaattgatttatttcttcctcttttactcataaaatccccaataattatccctcaaattatcgttgtggtgatttagtcatttaatttctatatttatgccaaaatatggttaaaatatttttcatgcattttataattgtattttgtatttttaaagctaaattacatataattgcaatattagccttattaatgtataattacgtttatatgcataaaatcaacattttatatttttaaaatgttaaatatatattttaaatcattttagtatacaaaattattttccaaaaattatctattatttattataaattatatagaggaaaattggctatttaaaatatagccagatttgcatttcaattttagccttaatttaaacccaaccccagcccaattcctaattgAAATACCCGACCCAAACCTTAAACCCGCCTACCCGACCCAGAAATAAttaaatcatggccgttgatctgagagatcaacgacccgtattagcccttaccatttttaattccaaacgac
Coding sequences within:
- the LOC104227687 gene encoding fumarate hydratase 1, mitochondrial-like, with amino-acid sequence MAMLIAARRLSAGSALSDSLRYTSCWRFFSTSFREEKDTFGPILVPSDKLWGAQTQRSLQNFDIGGERERMPEPIIRAFGILKKCAAKVNMEYGLDRSIGKAIMQAAEEVAEGKLNDHFPLVVWQTGSGTQSNMNANEVIANRAAEILGHKRGDKHVHPNDHVNRSQSSNDTFPTVMHIAAAMELNKRLVPNLKQLHTSLHSKSVEFKDIIKIGRTHTQDATPLTLGQEFSGYATQVKYGIDRVLCTLPHMYQLAQGGTAVGTGLNTKKGFDIKIAAAVAEETNLPFVTAENKFEALAAHDAFVETSGAINTVAASLMKVGNDIRFLGSGPRCGLGELILPENEPGSSIMPGKVNPTQCEALTMVCAQVMGNHVAVTIGGSNGHFELNVFKPMIANALLHSVRLIGDASASFEKNCVRGIQANRERIAKLLHESLMLVTCLNPKIGYDNAAAVAKKAHKEGTSLKDAALNLGVLKSEEFDQLVVPEKMIGPTD